The window gtttgcgcattctttggcattgcctttctttgggattggaatgaaaactgaccttttccagtcctgtggtcactgctgagttttccaacttttctggcatattgagtgcagcactttcacagcatcatccttcaggatttgaaatagctcacctggaattccatcacctccactagctttgttcgtagtgacgctttctaaggcccacttgacttcacattccaggatgtctggctctaggtgagtgatcacaccatcgtgatgatcttggtcttgaaaatcttttttgtacagttcttctgtgtattcttgccacctcttcataatatcttctgcttctgttaggtccataccatttctgtcctttatcaagcccatctttgcgtgaaatgttcccttggtatctctaattttcttgaagagatctctagtcttcccattctgttgttttcctctgtttctttgcattgatcgctgaggaaggctttcttatatcttcttgctattctttggaactctgcattcagatgcttatatctttccttttctcctttgctttttgcttctcttcttttcacagctattttaaggcctccccaggcagccattttgcttttttgcatttcttttccatggggatggtcttgatccctgtctcctgtacaatgtcacgaacctctcaggcactctatctatcagatcgagtcccttaaaaatatttctcacttgcactgtttaatcataagggatttgatttaggtcatagctgaatggcctagtggttttccctactttcttcaatttaagtctgaatttggcaataaggagttcatgatctgagtgacagtcagctcctggtcttgtttttgctgactctatagagcttctccatctttggctgcaaagaatataatcagtctgatttcggtgttgactatctggtgatgtccatgtgtagagtcttctcttgtgttgttggaagaaggtgtttgctatgaccagtgcattttcttggcaaaaccctattagtctttgccctgcttcattccgtattccaaggccaaacttgcctgttatgccaggtgtttcttgacttcctacttttgcattccagtcccctataatgaaaaggacatcttttttgggtgttagttctaaaaggtcttgtaggtcttcatagaactgttcaacttcagcttcttcagtgttactggttggggcacagacttggattactgtgatattgaatggtattGAACATGGTAATGATATTGAACATTATCTCTGTGGAATTCCCCTCATCATGTAACTAGGAATCCTTTCAGTAAGACAGTTTGGTATGTTGTCTTCTTATTGAAGCCAcaccattttgtgtgtgtgtgtgtgtgtgtgtgtgtgtgtgtgtgtgtgtgatgaccATTAGACTTTTTAAGCTCTACAAGTCATCTGTTCTGTGATTTTGCTTGTATTCAGTAACAACACTGCAGTCACATTAGTTATTAGCAatgttctaaatgctttacacACATTAACTCACTTATGCCCACACCAATCATATGAGATGtgtgtctttattttcattttcatatgaggaaactgatagGCAAAGAAGCTTAGGAGTGGGTCCACAGTGACCTTGCTTGATCCCAGGCAGTGTggctctagagtctgtgcttttGGTAAGTGTACTGGCCTGCTTTCAACGTCTCAAGCTGCTGTTGATAATTTCTGCAGGTTTTCCTCCCTTCTGCCTTTCTGAAAACCAGGACAGTATTTGCCCAATTCAGATTTTCTGGCATAGTTTCCATGCCCTAGTAATCTTCACAGACATAGTGAACACTACCTTGACTTGCTACTGTTCTTGGTCAAGATGCTTCTGAGTTTAGGTAGGTGCTTTTATGACAGCAAACCACACATCTTGGACTTAACttcccattcactcattcatttaaaatcattattcACAGAGAAAGTGGAAACTGTATTTGggtaacttttattttcttgcccTCTAATAGTATGTCATTTAGCCAAACAaacacttttttcttctcttttaaaggcCTTGAAagatttaaagtatttttgtaaGCCTCCACTTATTCtgagttttcaattttttgataCTAAAATTCCTGGTTGGTTCCTCTTGGTTTTGtatactgtagttttaattttttttcttagtgttCCTATAAAATGAGAATTCATCTAAGATGCCCTTAACTAGTGACACCTGACTTCTTTCATGAGAATCTCCTTCTTATGAAACTCTTATCCTTCTTGAACCATCTTCCCACTAGCTATGgaatttctctgttttatttctttgaattttcatttattcaagacTGGAGCTCAGGTCTTAACTATCCTGTGTTTGGCTGTTGCTCATCCTCTTAAAACACTGTCCTTAAGTTTCCatgacttctgcttcattgcctGGTAGTTTATCAGTTAGAGCAGTCAGTGTCTATCACCATTTTTCCTAACTGTAGAGATTAAACTGGCAGAAAAGCCAAGAATTTGTCAGACATTATATTTAGTAGCTTGAGCTTTCTAGTGTCCTTCCattattttttctcatctctATGCCAGTCTTATAGTTTATATTAGGAAAGCATCCATGTTTATCCACTGTAGTCTGTAGCAGTGGTCCTCAAAACAACAGTGTGCATCAGAATTAACAGGAAGGTTAAACAGATGATGAGGGTGGAGGCTAACAGTTTATGATTCGGTAGGTCTGGGGAATGcctgtcagttttcatttctaacaggtgatgctgctgctgctgctgttccagGGGCCATACTTTCAGAATCATTAGTTAATAAtatcttgtatttcttttatcttcatgcagatattttctctctcAGGTCCTTAAAGTAATACTCTCCTTATATCAGGCTTATTTGTTTTGAACAAGGTATGTGCTTATCACATTAAAGGGTGAGACACGTGACTGTAGTTTCTGAGTGCTACCACTCAGATAATATTGATCTCTGAGAAAAGACTGATGAAAGCTCCTGAGGATTAGTGtaggaaagaggaaataaagttgGAACAATAGGTTGGGGGGTCATATACCTGTATCTGTTAGCaaagtattataaatatatatacatgttaatcTTTTACATTAGTGACCTGTTTAAGAATCAGAGCTGTGTATCAGCTTCCTCTTTATTCATTTAGTATCTAAAATAGTGCATATAGTACATAAAAGTCATGCTATTAATATCTGATAAAAATTCAGTAAAGCTGGAAATCTTACAAGTCCTTTATCCCATAGATGATAGGGAATAAAACAGGTCAAAGTGTCATCATTTCCATGATTGATCCTATAAGGGCTTGAGTTATGGTGGTGTCAGAAGTTAAAGCTGCTTGCATGCTAAATTGTtgcagtcgtgtttgactctttgtgattccatggactgtagcccactaggctcctctgtccatgggattctcctggcaaggatactggaggggttgccatgccctcctccagatcttcccaacccagggagcgaacccgtgTTGCTtatgtctcttgccttggcaggcaggttctttaccactagcgccgcctgggaaggcCAACAGGTGGTTGACTATGCACAATTCTGTGCTTGGGTGCCATTAGGGTGTTATTAGGAAGAAGGTACACATGGTTATCAAGCATTTATTGTGGCTGTGATTTGACCAGTATGTTTTTAACTTAATTCTTTTGTTTGTCCCTGGGATGGCATTTTGTTTGGTCCTGTCTTATTCTCTGGAAAATCTGTGTCTGATACACATACTTTCAGTAGAACTATAAACAGatttttgtattcatttatttgatctCTTGGATGAGTTGTATTTTTAGTCACTAGgaataacttttaaaacattactaTTGCAGGTGGAACAGAATCCACTATTAGGATTTGGCGCTATAGCTGTTGCTGTATTGTGCTCAGGATTTGCAGGTAAATCATAAAAGCACCACTTTATTCAGTTGTCAAATTGTTTTTCTAGGAAGCATGTAATAGTGTTAACTCAGCTTAGATCTCAGTCCTTACTCATTTTTGCAGTTATCTAAGAATGTATTTGTCATCGTTGACTATCCCCAGTCCATCTAAGAaccccaaaataaatgaaaaaagtccTCTGAAAATGGAGTAAGTTAGCCATCAGAAAGCTCAagtacttttctatttttctgacaCTGACCTCAGGCTAGATTCAGCTGCTTTAGGTTGCTAGTTACCAGCCTGCTATGTGTATTTCCCTGGTAATCTCAATTTCTTCCTCTGCTTCAACAGATTAGGAATTATGGAGTAGGGAGGAAAGGGAGGTGAAAAATACCTCAGAAAACCTAGTACCCAGAAGTAAGAGCcaaaaagggagagaagaatCAAAACCACTAATATCAGATAAACTTGGAAGTCTGGACTCACATGTGTGGGGAAAAGCAATCCTTCACTGAATCAAGAAGAGACAAAAGTATGAGTGTTAAGTGCAATATAAGAAATGAGATGTTTTAGAAATAGTTCCTACAGAGAAGAAACTGAAAGGGTTTATTAGTTATAGCTATACATCTTGATTATTTATTTGTGCTATTTCAAGAGTTaagactatttttttattttatagtactTTATTTTTGACTGGGAAAgtaatctttttctcttttcatctagTCATTTGATAAGAGGGGAAAATCTaaatttaggaataaacttaatgaCAGCATTATGCTAGACTTTTATTCTTAAACaacaaatcagaaacaaaaattgaCTTACACTTGGAATAATATACTGTTTGATTTTTAGCACTATTTTGAACAGTTAAAGTGTGTCCAACATTCTGTTTAGCTCAACCTCTCAGTACACAAGTGAGGAAACAGTAGGTGGTTTAATACCCCTCTATGCTTGGAGTAACTGAGAACTGAATAGTTAAATggtttttccagatgaggaaaatcaAAGTTAGAAATAGGAGTAGCCATTATGTTCGTTTCCATTCTGTGGCTCTTTCCAACACAGgttcatcaaagaaaaaaatcttggttttcatttcattttaattgagGGGTACTCCAGTGGCAGAGTCGCTAGCGTTTGTAACAAAACTCTTTAATGTTCTTGTTAAACACGCATTCATTTTAAGTACAAAACTTAGAGCTGTGCTATGTGACTTTTTGAGGGAGAAGTTATGTGCTCTCTTGGAGTACCTAAAAAGCTACGGATCATCAACCGCAGAAAAACGCACATATACACAAAACATATTGTCTAGTTAGGGAATTCATGCTCCTTCTGACAGTGTGTATGAGCTTGGCCTGTGGACCCCTGCTTGAAAGGAAAGTGGCTTCACTCAGCAAgttctatttaaattttattttggttgtgttacttattctgaaaaaaattccCGGTGGTGATTATATAGATTATTTTGCAAAGTGGAGAGTATTCATCATTAAGCAGATACTATAGGAGTATGATTCAGATAATTGACTCTTAACAGTATAGTTTTCTAGCCGACCACACCAGGTGTTTCAGCGGCATTAGTAGACAGCTTTGGTGATCTAGCTCACTGCTGTAATAAAGGCAGAAACTTAAGAATTTCTCATTAAGTGTGGGTTAGAAAGCTCCCTCTTGGTTATTAATTCTATATGCTTTGTAAAAACAAACTGGTAATATTCAGTGTGCCATGTGTCATAACCAGCATAATAAACATGCATTAAATTAATGTGAAATGTTTTGTTTCCTAAATCATATACTTTATATCTTTAGATTTTTATTCTAAATGAaagacattttaatttctaataatatctatttcatatttgcatgcttaattttctttcaggagtatattttgaaaaagttttaaagagtTCAGACACTTCCCTCTGGGTGAGAAACATTCAGATGTATCTATCGGGGATTGTTGTGACATTAGTTGGCGTCTACTTGTCAGATGGagctgaaattaaagaaaaaggattTTTCTTTGGTTACACATATTATGTCTGGTTTGTCATCTGTAAGTATCCAGGAATTAAAGGTTCTAGGTAGatcgtttttaaaaaaaatattaaatataataatatagtatatattatgtaatataaGTTAGATGTCATTTAAGCctttatagcattttaaaattgttccTTTGATACTGAGAATACTAGGTTGAAAatgtaattttgattttattgacTTACTTTTGTGGCAAAGCTATCCCAAAGCAATTTTTGCCTTCACAATCAAAAGTACCTAATGTGTTAGCAATAAGTGTGTACAGTTTAGTAGTAGAGTACGTAGCCCTTTGGGTATCTGAAAAACAATGTTTCATAGGAATTACGACTCACTTTTAGTACAGACTCTCTCAGATGGCTGCTTCTAAGGAAAATAGCATTTTCCTAGGTAAATTAGTATGGCATCTCTGAGGATGAAAAGTGCCCCACTGTCATAGAATGTTTCATATGAGTGTTaagattctctttctttttgtacACAAGTCCTTGCCAGTGTTGGAGGCCTCTACACGTCTATTGTGGTCAAATACACAGACAATATCATGAAAGGTTTTTCGGCGGCAGCTGCTATTGTCCTGTCTACCATCGCTTCAGTGATGCTGTTCGGATTACAGATAAGTATGTTTTAGTTTGTACTGTAAGTTTTTAACAGGGAAGAGCTCCTCATTTCCTTGGTTCATCTTTTATTAAATATGGCAGTTGCTTATAGTGTTAACAGAAATTCCTTAGTTTTGCTATAATTTATCCTAGAAGTACAGCAGTTCATATATGTGTGGAATGTGGGGTTCACGGTACTTAGGTTATTTAAGTGGTTCCAGAGCTTAAACCAAGGGTGTTACTTCTGTGTGAGAGTGAGCAGGCTACTCAGTAGGAAGAGCAGTTTTGCAGTCAGGGCCTTCCTGTTTCCCAGGTATCATCTACAAGACAGCTTAAGTGCTTCAGTGTGAATACAGTATGACTAGGTACACCAGGAAAGAAACAGGACTTGAGGAACTGCTTACCACAGGGAATTACAGTaaacttggcttttttttttttgagggaaagAATAGTTAAAACTTCTTTCATTTCCCCCTTAGTTTGTACCTTCCTGTTTTAGACTTGGGTATAAACTGCTTTTGAAACTACAAATctaaattttctttcataaagctatctttatttcatttaatatgtaAGTAATAAATTCATTACTGTAGCTGGCATTCTGGCACCTCCTTTATGCTTGTCCTTCTAATATAATTTTCCCTAGCCATATCCACTATTAGTTGGCTTCTGAATTATTTAAGCAGAGATACTGACTTATCAGTTATACCATAAACTAATACATGAGGAAAATCTGTCAAATACCAACATTCAGTAAAAGAATCAGATCTGGCCtatatttacatttcattttaaaactgacTTTTGTTATAAATGCAAATAGAAGAACATCAATGTTGTACatatcttagaaaaaaaattgatagtaTGGTTCAAATCTTGCTTTTACCATTTATTAGCTGAACAGCCTCGGGGAAGTTACTTAACCCATGTCTCAGTTTCTGTGTCTGTAAATTGGGAACAAGATCACCCATCTCCTAGGGTTATTTTAGGTGAAGTGCTTATtcgaacagtgcctggcacacaggtgtTCTGTATAGAGGCAGCCGCTTACCATTTCTAGGCCCTCCTTTagatgttttttcttctcttattttcccTTTGCATTTTGATCCCTCTTTATGCTCAACAGATCCTATGCCTGTACTCCTAATGAATATCTGGGAACAGTGTAAATGCTTTCTGGTCAGTGTTCTGGCTGACTGATGTCAAGGAACTTAAGAATGTCTTAGCAATCTTAGGTTTCTATTTAATTTACCCTCTTCTCccctttctgaaggaaaaaagcTATTCTGTCTTAGTTAGGGATGAATTAAAATCCATGGCTCGATGTCATTTCTCTgcatgacattttttttaaagatagtaaGACTGTGCCATTGTACTCCCTAAGATAGAATATGGCTTAGTTTTGAACAGAATATACAGTTTGACACAATATTTAGTTATATAATGCCTACGTTGGGCAAGTAATTCAATTATGTCCTGATTTTCAGAATTACGATTAAAAAAAAGGTTAGCAGAAAATATAAGTTTACTGATTAAATCACCACCTCATTTGCTACTCAGGAATCCTCAAAGGTTTGAATCATTAGTCACCTAACTTTTTGAATTTGCTAACTACCTTTTACTCTAAACTTTAACTCTAGTATCATGGAAAATCCATACTTCCCTGCTCTTTCAGTCAGCATATAGGGATGCTCGTATGCTCTTGGTCAGTGACCCAAGACGGTGATATGTGTGTTCCTGAAAAGTGTGTAGTCAGTGATTGTCACTCCCTTGACTTTACCACGTTTTTCTGCGGTGGGGGGGTGGCGCTCGAATTGATTACTTTTCTAAACCTTACCATCAAAATACAgaacacttaaaatttattttccatacAATCTGATAGTGTAAACCCACAGTTGAAAGTCTTCAAAGTTTTAAACTGATCATTGTTACGTAGTTTTAAGGGCACAAGTACAGattaagctctttttttttttttcctttccagcaCTCACCTTTGCTCTGGGTACTCTTCTtgtttgtgtttctatatatCTCTATGGCTTACCCAGACAAGACACTACATCCGTCCAACAAGGAGAAACAGATTCAAAAGAGAGAGTCATCGGTGTGTGACTTTAGCCTCAAAAGAGAATCCTACTAAGACTAAACCATTTATATTAAACTAGAGCCTTAAGTCAATTTCAGAAggtagatttaaaaaacaaaaactgttggCCTAAGAATTAAGAAAGCTATGTGAATGAATTGCAGAGTTTTAATGTGACCTGTTTGGAATCAACCTGTTTTAAGAATGAAGgatttttattattgtatatataataatgtatatataaaagtatGGAGATGAtgtggtgtttaaaaaaaaatcatgcgaGGCTGCAATATTCAATTAATGAGGTTTGGGGTTATGTTAAAGGTTAAAGTGCCAAAGCCATTTCTGTACTAACTGTTCTCTTGTTCAGGTACCAGGGGAGAAGGGTTGACCCCTCCTTATTCTCCAAGGCATGTACAGTATTTAGTCCCAGCAGCAATGCACCTAACTCTTTTCTTACAAAAGGGAGGCAAAAACAAGACAGGCTAGTTCAGAAACAAACTGAATGTGTAACTTCAACTGAATCTATTTAGAAACTCAGACAATGATGTATGGGTGGTGACTGAATACCCCTTTAAGTGCTGTCTTTGTGCCATTCATTGTCTGGATTCATATTTCTTTGCTGTTAGAGGATAtacttttcttcaaaaaatatttctaatgtcacttttgtactttttttaataaagtatgtAACTGTCAGGCTCTCAATAATTTGtgaaatttcagtgttttttaaaaaaatttctatgaTATGGGAAAATTCAGCAATAAACTTAATTTATTATATGAAATCGGTTTGCTCACTACTTGTATTGTAGATATGACCATTAAGATAATACTTAAGCATAAACACAAACCAAACCATTAAGTTTTTTACTTTCTATATGTGGACTTCCATCAAGTTGCAAAAAAGGGCTATAaagcaactctgctgctgctattgctatcgcttcagttgtgtccgactctgcacaacTCTAGCTagcattaaacaacaacaaaaggaattTGTAAGACTGTAGAGCTCTaggctggatcatcgaaaaagcaagagagttccagaaaaacttctatttctgctttattgactatgccaaagcctttgactgtgtggatcacgacaaactgtggaaaattctgaaagagatgggaatcccagaccacctgacctgtctcttgagaaacctgtatgcaggtcaggaagcaacagttagaactggacatggaacaacagactggttccaaataggaaaaggagtacgtcaaggctgtatattgtcaccctgcttatttaacttatatgcagagtacatcatgagaaacactgggctggaagaagcacaagctggaatcaagattgccgggagaaatatcaataacctcagatatgcagatgataccacccttacggcagaaaatgaagaggaactaaaaagcctcttgatgaaagtgaaaggagaggggaagaagttggcttaaagctcaacattcggaaaactaagatcatggcctctggtctcatcacttcacgggaaatagatggggaaacagtgtaaacagtgtcagacttcatttttttgggctccaaaatcactgtggctggtgactgcagccatgaaattaaaagacgcttactttttggaaggaaagttattaccaacctagatagcatattaaaaagcagagacattactttgccaacaaaggtccgtctagtcaaggctatggtttttctagtggtcatgtatggatgtgagagttggactgtgaagaaggctgagtgccgaagaattgatgagtagactccgggagttggtgatggacagaggggccttgcgtgctgtgattcacggggttgcgaagaatcggacatgactgagcgactgaactgaactgaattgagggcTCTAGGCTGTAGGAATTAATGTACATTTCTTTCAGGGAGCTACTTTTTCAAAGACTTGGCTCTAACAATCATTGCCCCTGTGTCATTTTACTCAAGATTCAAATACTAAGGAAGCTAGGAATACTAAGGATCTGGGAAGGGGAATGTTTTTTCAAAGAAGAGGCGGGGGATACTAGACCTGTAAAAC of the Budorcas taxicolor isolate Tak-1 unplaced genomic scaffold, Takin1.1 scaffold517, whole genome shotgun sequence genome contains:
- the LOC128071415 gene encoding CMP-sialic acid transporter, producing the protein MAAPRENVNLLFKLYCLAVMTLVAATYTIALRYTRTSDKELYFSTTAVCITEVIKLLLSVGILAKETGNLGRFKASLRENVLGSPKELMKLSVPSLVYAVQNNMAFLALSNLDAAVYQVTYQLKIPCTALCTVLMLNRTLSKLQWISVFMLCGGVILVQWKPAQATKVVVEQNPLLGFGAIAVAVLCSGFAGVYFEKVLKSSDTSLWVRNIQMYLSGIVVTLVGVYLSDGAEIKEKGFFFGYTYYVWFVIFLASVGGLYTSIVVKYTDNIMKGFSAAAAIVLSTIASVMLFGLQITLTFALGTLLVCVSIYLYGLPRQDTTSVQQGETDSKERVIGV